In Allocoprobacillus halotolerans, a genomic segment contains:
- a CDS encoding stage II sporulation protein P, with protein sequence MGKGSSNYSDVNKRCEKLSTMLNQKIPKICRGVYLKQSHYNQGVTDNMMLIEVGANENTYEEVQNSLNILAMVLDEYLSA encoded by the coding sequence GTGGGAAAAGGAAGTTCCAATTATAGTGATGTGAATAAAAGATGTGAGAAATTATCAACAATGTTAAATCAGAAGATTCCTAAGATTTGTAGAGGTGTCTATTTAAAGCAAAGTCATTATAATCAGGGTGTTACTGATAATATGATGTTGATAGAAGTTGGAGCTAATGAAAACACATATGAAGAAGTACAAAATTCTTTAAATATTTTAGCAATGGTTTTAGATGAGTATTTAAGTGCATGA
- a CDS encoding stage II sporulation protein P codes for MNKNVKIILKIIVVIVILLNLPFQSIYSESVENVVSSLTTTNVKKQLNGKSIYIYNTHQGEEYATQSVKEGSRYLMKLLENRGYEVDYETTDFELYKTKNHIDYAKSYTVSQKYLTQAVNEHGKYDLVIDFHRDSIKKVYLRLQ; via the coding sequence ATGAATAAGAATGTGAAAATCATTTTAAAGATCATTGTTGTGATTGTTATTTTGTTGAATCTTCCTTTTCAGAGTATTTATAGTGAAAGTGTAGAAAATGTTGTATCTTCTTTAACCACAACAAATGTCAAAAAGCAATTAAATGGAAAATCCATTTATATTTATAATACACATCAAGGTGAAGAATATGCAACGCAGTCAGTGAAAGAAGGGAGTCGTTATTTGATGAAATTATTGGAGAATAGAGGTTATGAAGTCGATTATGAAACAACTGATTTTGAATTATATAAAACAAAAAATCATATAGATTATGCAAAATCATATACTGTTTCTCAAAAATATTTAACACAAGCTGTCAATGAACATGGGAAATATGATTTAGTGATTGATTTTCATCGAGATTCAATTAAAAAAGTTTATCTACGATTACAGTAG
- the gpr gene encoding GPR endopeptidase: protein MTIETFEILQTSSLYPHDIGKYIEISFPDYQDYQTISKHFQKQLSLLIKEKVKKIDPLILFIGLGNQTLTSDAIGPRTLHKIRATHHYPIEERHRHQYYDTMCIAPGVMAHSGMETANVLLALVQEFQPDLVIAIDALCAQSYEKICRVIQMNNVGIYPGSGIGNLRKNMSEMTIGVPVLAIGVPTVIHVSSLVSDVYNLLEGYFKESLDPSTALKVGKRKRYEGRLNEVQRRLILGEIGQLDEQKRIQLLNEVLNPIEEQFVMSDKQIDFDIEMLSKLLSTSINDLTY from the coding sequence GTGACAATTGAAACTTTTGAGATTTTACAGACCAGTTCACTTTATCCTCATGATATTGGCAAATACATAGAAATTAGTTTTCCAGATTACCAGGATTATCAAACAATATCCAAGCATTTTCAAAAACAGTTATCTTTGTTGATTAAAGAAAAAGTAAAAAAGATTGATCCCCTTATTTTATTTATAGGTTTAGGGAATCAAACTTTAACAAGTGATGCGATTGGTCCAAGGACTCTACATAAGATTCGAGCAACCCATCATTATCCTATTGAAGAAAGACATCGTCATCAATATTATGATACGATGTGTATTGCCCCAGGGGTCATGGCGCATAGTGGCATGGAAACAGCAAATGTATTATTAGCATTGGTCCAAGAATTTCAACCAGATTTAGTTATTGCGATTGATGCCTTATGTGCTCAAAGTTATGAAAAGATATGTCGTGTCATTCAAATGAATAATGTAGGAATCTATCCAGGTAGTGGTATTGGTAATCTTCGTAAAAATATGAGTGAAATGACAATTGGTGTACCAGTATTAGCCATTGGTGTACCAACTGTTATCCATGTTTCCAGTCTTGTTAGTGATGTTTATAATTTACTTGAGGGTTATTTTAAAGAATCACTTGATCCATCTACGGCTTTAAAGGTTGGGAAAAGGAAACGTTATGAAGGACGATTAAATGAAGTTCAAAGACGTTTGATTTTAGGAGAAATAGGGCAACTAGATGAACAAAAAAGGATTCAGTTATTAAATGAAGTTTTGAATCCTATTGAAGAACAGTTTGTCATGAGTGATAAACAAATTGATTTTGATATAGAAATGTTATCAAAATTATTATCAACAAGTATTAATGATTTAACTTATTAG
- the rpsT gene encoding 30S ribosomal protein S20, translating to MANMKQQIKRYKNDNKKRLINNSYKSALKTAIKNVRAEVEAGNKEAAVAAYNVAASKLDASVSKGIHHKNYASRQKSKLAKLVNSIA from the coding sequence ATGGCAAACATGAAACAACAAATCAAACGTTATAAAAACGATAACAAAAAACGTTTAATTAACAATTCTTATAAAAGTGCTTTAAAAACAGCAATCAAAAACGTAAGAGCTGAAGTTGAAGCTGGAAATAAAGAAGCTGCAGTTGCTGCTTACAATGTTGCAGCATCAAAATTAGATGCTTCAGTTAGCAAAGGAATTCATCATAAAAACTATGCTAGCAGACAAAAATCTAAATTAGCAAAATTAGTGAACTCTATCGCTTAA
- a CDS encoding DUF6442 family protein produces the protein MNKEDILRSSRQQSNKEYIQFLDSKTIPMIIFIFIILCIGMIILSFFSPYQKDIFYTTTTLLFTFLTVYCLASFYYFRRSIYLMASIFLLSYVFYLLFLYGQ, from the coding sequence ATGAATAAAGAAGATATTCTGCGAAGCAGTCGTCAACAAAGCAATAAAGAATATATCCAGTTCTTAGATTCAAAAACGATTCCTATGATCATATTTATTTTTATCATTCTTTGCATAGGAATGATCATTCTTTCTTTTTTCTCTCCTTATCAAAAGGATATTTTCTACACAACAACGACCCTACTCTTTACATTTTTAACAGTCTATTGTTTGGCTAGTTTTTATTATTTCCGTCGTTCTATTTATTTAATGGCATCCATTTTTTTACTATCTTATGTGTTCTATCTTTTATTTCTTTATGGACAATGA
- a CDS encoding DUF6442 family protein codes for MNKEKVLAFYRYEKDERLLQLHGKALRSGFTAFIILSISLIFFSLELQNIPTIFYTIYILIMPTIIITYGVKAYIEKSKLSLFISLLWLLIIIINGWRYISVLLG; via the coding sequence ATGAATAAAGAAAAAGTCCTTGCTTTTTATCGTTATGAAAAAGACGAACGTTTATTACAACTTCATGGAAAAGCCTTACGAAGTGGTTTTACAGCTTTTATCATTCTAAGTATTTCTCTTATTTTCTTTTCATTAGAATTACAAAATATACCAACCATTTTCTATACCATTTATATTTTGATTATGCCCACTATTATTATCACTTATGGTGTCAAAGCTTATATTGAAAAATCTAAATTATCACTCTTTATAAGTCTTTTATGGTTACTGATTATAATCATTAATGGCTGGCGTTATATCAGTGTATTATTGGGGTAA
- a CDS encoding helix-turn-helix transcriptional regulator: MNQKLVFKNHLKEMRNAKGLSQSELASMVGVSRQTISSIENGQFNPTAKLALILCIALDQKFEDIFYFELSV; this comes from the coding sequence ATGAATCAAAAACTTGTTTTTAAAAATCATCTCAAAGAAATGCGAAATGCAAAAGGACTTTCACAAAGTGAATTGGCATCAATGGTGGGTGTTTCTAGACAAACAATTTCTTCAATAGAAAATGGACAATTCAATCCTACAGCAAAATTAGCACTCATCTTGTGCATTGCCTTAGATCAAAAGTTTGAAGATATATTTTATTTTGAGTTATCCGTTTGA
- a CDS encoding M3 family metallopeptidase: MYNYDLNIPLVKYNTKKYTIDECFDIILDVVSIFGDDYVNIIKKAKEERWIDYYPHAGKRVGAYSSGCYDTDPFILMNFIGDYNSLSTMIHELGHSAHTYLSCHHQSPVNCDYRIFVAEVASTVNETLLINYMLEHASSPKEKGYFLYELLENCVGLIFRQPMYADFEHILHTWAKEGQPMSSQMITDLYYTKNAEYYGPDITMDQYVGYSCYYIPHFYYNYYVYKYTLGMTVALAIVSRLLQGDTKQKEAYLNFLKSGGSKDPVDLLKDALVNPLEDQLYDDAFHYFETILNEFESIIEAV; this comes from the coding sequence ATGTATAACTATGATTTAAATATTCCTTTAGTCAAGTATAACACGAAAAAATATACGATTGATGAATGTTTTGATATTATCCTAGATGTTGTTAGTATCTTTGGTGATGACTATGTCAATATTATCAAAAAAGCTAAAGAAGAAAGATGGATTGACTACTATCCCCATGCTGGTAAACGTGTAGGGGCATATTCAAGTGGATGTTATGACACTGATCCATTTATTTTAATGAACTTTATCGGTGATTATAATTCACTTTCAACTATGATTCATGAACTTGGACATAGTGCTCATACTTATTTATCATGTCATCATCAATCACCTGTTAATTGTGATTATCGTATTTTTGTGGCTGAAGTGGCTTCTACAGTAAATGAAACTTTATTGATTAATTATATGCTTGAACACGCTTCTTCGCCAAAAGAAAAAGGCTACTTCTTGTATGAACTTTTAGAAAATTGTGTAGGCTTAATTTTTAGACAACCAATGTATGCAGATTTTGAACATATCCTACACACATGGGCTAAAGAAGGACAACCAATGTCATCACAAATGATTACAGATTTGTATTATACAAAGAATGCTGAATATTATGGACCTGATATCACAATGGATCAATATGTGGGATATTCTTGTTATTACATTCCTCATTTCTATTATAATTATTATGTTTATAAATACACTTTAGGAATGACGGTAGCTTTAGCTATTGTTTCTCGCTTACTTCAAGGCGATACAAAACAAAAAGAAGCTTATTTAAACTTCTTAAAATCTGGTGGCAGCAAAGATCCAGTTGACCTTTTAAAAGATGCTTTAGTTAATCCTTTAGAAGACCAACTATACGATGATGCTTTCCATTATTTCGAAACTATTTTAAATGAATTTGAATCAATCATTGAAGCAGTGTAA
- a CDS encoding DUF6512 family protein → MILILSFLEFLFGTLLHFLYDFFPYPLIAILSPINESIFEHLKLLVYPMLLGYFILYGIKKPDIRKYMNAVVGGIISGLLTLVLIYYFVRYELGIESLIFDIVLLLISIIVGNLVSYSIYRQSQGKTWKISIIVLIILIFLMILGTFQPLGLLFSRRKSSDYTASMIDSNSFKIVSK, encoded by the coding sequence ATGATTTTAATTCTATCTTTTTTAGAATTTTTATTTGGTACTCTTTTACATTTCCTATATGATTTTTTCCCTTATCCTTTGATTGCGATTCTTTCACCGATTAATGAAAGTATTTTTGAGCATTTAAAACTTTTAGTATATCCAATGTTACTTGGATATTTCATTTTGTATGGGATAAAAAAACCAGATATTAGAAAATATATGAATGCTGTAGTTGGAGGTATTATCAGTGGATTATTAACATTAGTGTTGATATATTATTTTGTGAGATATGAATTAGGCATTGAAAGTTTGATTTTTGACATTGTATTGTTGTTGATTTCCATCATTGTTGGTAATCTTGTTTCTTATTCTATTTATCGTCAGAGTCAAGGAAAGACTTGGAAAATCAGTATTATTGTCTTAATCATTCTTATTTTCTTGATGATTTTAGGAACTTTTCAACCATTGGGTTTACTTTTTTCAAGAAGAAAAAGCAGCGATTACACTGCTTCAATGATTGATTCAAATTCATTTAAAATAGTTTCGAAATAA
- the ispG gene encoding flavodoxin-dependent (E)-4-hydroxy-3-methylbut-2-enyl-diphosphate synthase, whose protein sequence is MLRTQTRSFQVGTLTMGGNNHVIIQSMCNTKTKDIQATVKQIHELEKAGCEMIRVAIFDQEDALAIKDIKKQIHIPLIADIHFDYRLALLSIENGIDKIRINPGNIGSMDKVKAVVEACQKHHIPIRIGVNGGSLEKDILEKYGKPTAQGMIESAKKHVDILESLDFHDYAISLKSSNTLLTIEAYTLASQTFDCPLHIGVTEAGTKLGGTIKSSLGIGTLLYQGIGNTIRVSLSADPVEEIKVAKTLLKELELIDHVPTLVSCPTCGRIQYDLIPVANEIEDFLNNIHSDITVAIMGCAVNGPGEAKHADIGIAGGVKEGLLIKKGEIIKKVKQEDMVEVLKEEILKMVEKQ, encoded by the coding sequence ATGTTAAGAACACAAACAAGATCATTTCAAGTTGGAACTTTAACAATGGGTGGGAATAATCATGTTATTATTCAATCCATGTGTAATACCAAAACAAAAGATATTCAAGCAACTGTCAAACAAATTCATGAACTAGAAAAAGCAGGTTGTGAAATGATAAGAGTCGCTATTTTTGATCAAGAAGATGCATTAGCGATTAAAGATATTAAAAAACAGATTCATATTCCTTTAATTGCTGATATTCACTTTGATTATCGTTTAGCTTTATTATCAATCGAAAATGGGATAGATAAGATTCGTATTAATCCTGGTAATATTGGTTCTATGGATAAAGTCAAAGCAGTTGTAGAAGCTTGTCAAAAACATCATATTCCTATTCGTATTGGGGTGAATGGTGGATCTTTAGAAAAAGATATTTTAGAAAAATATGGAAAACCTACTGCTCAGGGTATGATTGAAAGTGCTAAAAAACATGTAGATATTTTAGAATCACTTGATTTCCATGACTACGCAATTTCTTTAAAGTCTTCTAACACCTTATTAACAATTGAGGCTTATACGCTTGCTAGTCAAACCTTTGATTGTCCTTTACATATTGGTGTCACTGAAGCTGGAACAAAATTAGGTGGAACAATTAAATCAAGTTTAGGTATTGGCACACTTCTTTATCAAGGAATCGGTAATACTATTCGTGTATCTTTAAGCGCCGATCCTGTAGAAGAAATTAAAGTTGCGAAAACTTTATTAAAAGAGTTAGAATTAATCGATCATGTTCCTACTCTTGTTTCATGTCCAACATGTGGACGTATTCAATATGATTTGATTCCAGTCGCTAATGAAATTGAAGATTTTTTGAATAACATTCATAGCGATATTACAGTTGCTATTATGGGATGTGCCGTTAATGGTCCAGGTGAAGCCAAACATGCCGACATTGGTATTGCTGGTGGTGTCAAAGAAGGACTCCTTATTAAAAAAGGAGAAATTATTAAAAAAGTCAAACAAGAGGATATGGTTGAAGTTTTAAAAGAAGAAATCTTAAAAATGGTTGAAAAGCAATGA
- the tig gene encoding trigger factor, with the protein MSKVNQLGNYKGIEVKISSRQVSDQDVEQEIQRLLSQKSQLVEKEGPVANGDVTTIDFKGLKDGVAFEGGTAEGYQLEIGSGAFIPGFEEQMIGMEKGETRDLNLTFPENYGAADLAGADVVFQVTVHHIASKVESQLDEEFVKSFQIPDVETIEGFKNKVKESLENQNVQALNAEKENKVLGVLIENSDVEVEDADIQRALDQHVQYVSNELAGQGMTLDQYLSMMGMDQDALHAQLMPAAKQQAVFEAIIDEIIKVESLTTSDEDVDRQVDLMAQQYQMDKKDVLEKIDLEGLRRDLNRIQASQLILNTAKFIME; encoded by the coding sequence ATGAGTAAAGTTAATCAATTAGGAAATTACAAAGGTATTGAAGTGAAAATTTCTTCACGTCAAGTCAGTGATCAAGATGTTGAACAAGAAATTCAACGTTTATTATCACAAAAAAGTCAATTGGTTGAAAAAGAAGGACCTGTTGCAAATGGAGATGTCACAACAATTGATTTTAAAGGATTAAAAGATGGAGTGGCTTTTGAAGGTGGAACTGCTGAAGGTTATCAGTTAGAAATTGGTTCAGGAGCATTTATTCCAGGTTTTGAAGAACAAATGATTGGAATGGAAAAGGGAGAAACAAGAGATTTAAATTTAACTTTCCCTGAAAACTATGGAGCAGCTGATTTAGCTGGAGCAGATGTTGTCTTCCAAGTGACTGTTCATCATATTGCTTCTAAAGTAGAATCACAATTAGATGAAGAATTTGTGAAATCATTCCAAATTCCTGATGTTGAAACAATAGAAGGTTTTAAAAACAAAGTGAAAGAAAGTCTTGAAAATCAAAATGTTCAAGCTTTAAATGCTGAAAAAGAAAATAAAGTTTTAGGTGTACTTATCGAAAACAGTGATGTTGAAGTGGAAGATGCTGATATTCAAAGAGCTTTAGATCAACATGTTCAATATGTATCAAATGAACTTGCTGGACAAGGTATGACTTTGGATCAATATTTAAGTATGATGGGAATGGATCAAGATGCATTACATGCTCAATTAATGCCAGCTGCTAAACAACAAGCTGTTTTTGAAGCGATTATCGATGAAATTATCAAAGTAGAAAGCTTAACAACAAGTGATGAAGATGTTGATCGTCAAGTCGATTTGATGGCACAACAATATCAAATGGATAAAAAAGATGTTTTAGAAAAAATTGATTTAGAAGGTTTAAGACGTGATTTAAACCGTATTCAAGCAAGTCAATTAATTTTAAATACAGCAAAATTTATTATGGAATAA
- a CDS encoding deoxyribonuclease IV encodes MLKIGSHVSMSGKEMLLGSVKEAVSYNANTFMFYTGAPQNTTRKPISQLRVDEAKAYMEEHHIEIDDVVVHAPYIINLANTIKPETYELAVRFLKEEIKRCEKIGVSRLVLHPGSHVKAGDEAGLQQIVKGLNEVLREDQKVHIALETMAGKGSEMGKTFDQIQYMIEHTQLSSLLGVCLDTCHLHDAGYDLTHFDDILEEFDQKIGLDRLLVVHVNDSKNERGAHKDRHENIGYGHIGFETLNMIVHHPKLKDVPKILETPYIDGKAPYREEIEMLKHQTFNNGLK; translated from the coding sequence ATGTTGAAGATTGGTAGTCATGTTTCCATGAGTGGAAAAGAGATGTTATTGGGTTCTGTGAAAGAAGCTGTATCATATAATGCGAATACATTTATGTTTTATACTGGTGCTCCTCAAAATACAACTCGTAAACCTATCAGTCAGTTACGTGTTGATGAAGCCAAAGCTTATATGGAAGAACATCATATTGAAATTGATGATGTAGTTGTTCATGCGCCTTATATTATCAATCTAGCCAATACCATTAAACCAGAAACATATGAACTTGCTGTTCGTTTCTTAAAAGAAGAAATCAAAAGATGCGAAAAAATTGGAGTCAGTCGTTTGGTTTTACATCCTGGTTCTCATGTGAAAGCTGGAGATGAGGCAGGACTTCAACAGATTGTGAAAGGTTTAAATGAAGTCTTACGTGAAGATCAAAAAGTGCATATTGCTTTAGAAACAATGGCAGGTAAAGGTAGTGAAATGGGAAAAACGTTTGATCAAATTCAATATATGATTGAACATACTCAACTATCTTCATTATTAGGTGTTTGTTTAGATACATGTCATTTACATGATGCAGGTTATGATTTAACACATTTTGATGATATTTTAGAAGAATTTGATCAAAAGATAGGACTAGATCGTTTATTGGTTGTGCATGTAAATGATTCTAAAAATGAACGAGGTGCACATAAGGATCGTCATGAAAACATTGGTTATGGACATATTGGTTTTGAAACATTGAATATGATTGTCCATCATCCTAAATTAAAAGATGTTCCAAAGATTCTTGAAACACCTTATATTGATGGTAAAGCACCTTATCGTGAAGAAATAGAGATGTTGAAACATCAAACATTTAATAATGGTTTAAAATAA
- a CDS encoding DEAD/DEAH box helicase — translation MKLFEHYQFQSFVKETLQKLHFQEPTKIQKEVIPLVYKHRDVIGISQTGTGKTHAFLIPIMDMIDTSLDCVQAVITAPTRELAQQIYEQAKIFVEFNKDLRVSLIIGGKDKQKTISKLNVQPHLVIGTPGRIKDLSLDEQALKITTADIFVIDEADMTLEYGYLEDIDAVLGKMKDNLQMLVFSATIPQMLRPFLKKYMDAPKIIEIDEHLSTSRNISHYLVPTKHRNRYEVLKSVMKVIDPYICIIFCNKREEVEKLSYQLREDGYKIGEIHGNLEPRERRQMMRRIQNMDYQYIVATDIAARGIDIDGVSHIINMEFPSELDFYIHRSGRCGRGKYTGECYNMYDTSNQKIVEELERKGIHFEVKELKGQQFVQAKEREKRKTRVKHQTELEKKISAIVRKPTKVKPGYKKKRKRQIEAMVQKEKRAIIKQDIRRQKKERAKQAQREKEKERHNNVEDW, via the coding sequence ATGAAATTATTTGAACACTATCAATTTCAGTCTTTTGTAAAAGAAACATTACAAAAGCTACATTTTCAAGAACCAACAAAGATTCAAAAAGAAGTGATTCCACTTGTTTATAAACATCGTGATGTGATTGGTATTTCACAAACAGGAACAGGGAAAACACATGCTTTTTTAATACCTATTATGGATATGATTGACACATCTTTAGATTGTGTACAAGCCGTTATTACTGCACCGACAAGAGAATTGGCACAACAGATTTATGAACAAGCAAAAATCTTTGTGGAGTTTAATAAAGATTTAAGAGTTTCTTTAATTATTGGTGGGAAAGACAAACAAAAAACGATTTCTAAATTAAACGTTCAACCTCATTTAGTCATTGGAACACCAGGAAGAATTAAAGATTTATCTTTAGATGAACAGGCTTTAAAAATTACGACAGCAGATATATTTGTCATTGATGAAGCAGATATGACATTAGAATATGGTTATTTAGAAGATATAGATGCCGTACTAGGAAAAATGAAAGACAATTTACAAATGCTTGTCTTTTCAGCAACTATTCCACAGATGTTAAGACCATTTTTAAAGAAATATATGGATGCGCCAAAGATTATTGAAATCGATGAACATCTTTCTACATCACGTAATATTTCTCATTATTTAGTCCCTACAAAACATCGTAATCGTTATGAGGTTTTGAAGAGTGTTATGAAAGTGATTGATCCTTATATTTGTATTATTTTCTGTAATAAACGTGAAGAAGTAGAAAAATTAAGTTATCAGTTACGTGAAGATGGATACAAGATAGGAGAAATTCATGGGAATTTAGAGCCAAGAGAAAGACGACAGATGATGCGCCGTATTCAAAATATGGATTATCAATATATTGTCGCTACAGATATTGCAGCAAGAGGTATTGATATAGATGGTGTCAGCCATATTATTAATATGGAATTTCCAAGTGAACTAGATTTTTATATTCATCGTAGTGGACGTTGTGGACGTGGAAAATATACGGGTGAATGTTATAATATGTATGATACATCGAATCAAAAGATTGTTGAAGAATTGGAAAGAAAAGGGATTCATTTTGAGGTTAAGGAATTAAAAGGACAACAATTTGTACAAGCCAAAGAACGTGAAAAACGTAAAACACGTGTGAAACATCAAACAGAGTTAGAAAAGAAGATTTCAGCGATTGTCAGAAAACCTACAAAAGTGAAACCTGGATATAAGAAAAAACGTAAAAGACAGATTGAAGCAATGGTCCAAAAAGAAAAACGTGCGATTATTAAACAAGATATCAGAAGACAGAAGAAAGAACGTGCAAAACAAGCACAAAGAGAAAAAGAGAAAGAGAGGCACAATAATGTTGAAGATTGGTAG
- a CDS encoding MutS-related protein codes for MILKGLWNVFMHKRLFQLYHYQIEKTDVEWNEEYAKKLKEKGITQQEIDDFQLSKVLQKCDYTYTNIGREYMYGRMVSRQCDNELLETMVQRYQDLDILSHALYHLYQLSKEYDSCLGLFDHTDVFSLWQKRLIQILAFGPIVFIIGAFILGEMILFPLCLYIGLMIALNTYFSQRTHTIVEETMSYCYMIEAFSHLLKHQVFPESKIQSLKPLIQKTKRYTLLARIIYKISKIDVFYFTQTIQSFFFLSLHQYFILLKHQEELQQHMLTIYEYIGTADLALSVILVRERYETCLPEFVSERILSFEDAYHPLIEKPVKNSFTTSRSCMITGSNASGKSTFLKVIGINMVMAKTLHTCFASSWTCYDFTIHSAIHMKDDLESGDSYYVKEIKTLKSMIDDVKERDCLIFIDEILRGTNEKERVLISQAILTYLFQTSSITLVTTHDLSLVEKFDDIDQYCFRDPIQDQQLYLDYKIHHGRCSVGNAIALLEIYGYDENILNQLRKPN; via the coding sequence ATGATTTTAAAAGGATTATGGAATGTTTTTATGCATAAAAGATTGTTTCAGCTTTATCATTATCAAATTGAAAAGACAGATGTAGAATGGAACGAGGAATATGCAAAAAAATTAAAAGAAAAAGGAATAACACAACAGGAAATAGATGATTTTCAATTATCTAAAGTTTTACAAAAATGTGATTATACCTATACAAATATAGGTAGAGAATATATGTATGGACGTATGGTATCTCGACAATGTGATAATGAATTATTAGAAACAATGGTTCAGCGTTATCAAGATCTTGATATTTTATCGCATGCTTTATATCATTTATACCAATTAAGCAAAGAATATGATTCATGTTTAGGATTATTTGATCATACTGATGTCTTTTCATTATGGCAAAAAAGATTAATTCAAATTTTAGCTTTTGGACCTATTGTTTTTATAATTGGTGCTTTCATATTAGGAGAGATGATTTTGTTTCCATTATGTCTCTATATTGGTTTGATGATTGCTTTGAATACTTATTTTAGTCAACGCACACATACAATTGTTGAAGAAACAATGAGTTATTGTTATATGATTGAAGCCTTTTCTCATTTATTAAAACATCAAGTTTTTCCTGAATCGAAAATTCAATCATTGAAACCTCTTATTCAAAAAACAAAACGCTATACATTATTAGCAAGAATCATTTATAAAATATCAAAAATAGATGTCTTTTATTTCACACAAACCATTCAAAGCTTTTTCTTCTTATCTTTACATCAATATTTTATACTTTTAAAACATCAAGAAGAACTCCAACAACATATGTTGACGATTTATGAATATATAGGAACAGCCGATTTAGCTTTAAGTGTGATTTTAGTACGTGAACGTTATGAAACATGTTTACCAGAATTTGTTAGTGAAAGAATTTTATCTTTTGAAGATGCTTATCACCCACTTATTGAAAAACCTGTTAAAAACAGTTTTACAACTTCTCGTTCTTGCATGATTACCGGTTCTAATGCTTCAGGAAAATCAACGTTTTTAAAGGTGATTGGTATTAATATGGTGATGGCGAAAACTTTGCATACATGCTTTGCAAGTTCATGGACATGTTATGATTTTACAATTCATAGTGCCATTCACATGAAAGATGATCTAGAATCAGGAGATAGCTATTATGTTAAAGAAATTAAAACGTTAAAATCAATGATAGATGATGTGAAAGAAAGAGATTGTCTCATTTTTATTGATGAAATTTTAAGAGGAACGAATGAAAAAGAACGTGTATTGATTTCACAGGCGATATTAACTTATTTATTTCAAACATCTTCAATAACATTGGTGACAACACATGATTTGTCATTGGTTGAAAAATTTGATGATATTGATCAGTATTGTTTCCGTGATCCCATTCAAGATCAACAACTTTACTTAGATTATAAAATTCATCATGGGCGTTGTTCAGTAGGTAATGCCATAGCGTTATTAGAAATCTATGGATATGATGAAAATATTCTGAATCAATTAAGAAAGCCTAACTAG
- a CDS encoding MATE family efflux transporter has protein sequence MVQSYVNAYGSDVVAGYSATIRIDGFVNLPLQSFNMAITTFVGQNIGAKRYDRVKRGSKIALTMTFAVVGAMAVFLFFFGKDVIRIFNSDEAVVEAGWKMLYAFITCYLLLPIIQIYNGVLRGAGKSSIPMYIMVFNFVILRQIYLAIVTKITNDVFFVFFGWPVTWISAAIMFIIYYYKVKWLPDE, from the coding sequence GTGGTGCAATCCTATGTCAATGCATATGGGTCTGATGTTGTGGCTGGATATTCAGCAACGATTCGTATTGATGGCTTTGTCAATTTACCACTTCAAAGTTTTAATATGGCAATTACAACATTTGTGGGACAAAATATTGGTGCAAAACGTTATGATCGTGTCAAACGTGGCTCAAAGATTGCATTAACAATGACATTTGCAGTTGTAGGTGCAATGGCAGTCTTCTTATTCTTCTTTGGTAAAGATGTTATTCGTATCTTTAATAGTGACGAGGCTGTTGTGGAAGCTGGATGGAAAATGTTATACGCGTTTATTACATGTTATTTATTACTTCCAATTATACAGATTTACAATGGGGTTTTAAGAGGTGCAGGGAAATCTTCAATCCCTATGTATATTATGGTTTTTAACTTTGTCATTTTAAGACAGATTTATTTAGCAATTGTCACTAAAATAACCAACGATGTTTTCTTTGTATTCTTTGGCTGGCCTGTCACATGGATTAGTGCTGCTATTATGTTTATCATTTATTATTACAAAGTTAAATGGTTACCTGATGAATAG